From Chryseobacterium sp. H1D6B, a single genomic window includes:
- a CDS encoding ATP-binding protein — MNFVECHEEPIHIPGYIQSFGYLIGIDKESYTITFFSENITDVFKIEKPELIFDKKITDFPAYFKEIINSDIYTSLDKFTRRENETYFDKIFIDGKEYHFSVFRNKNHIFLEFEEVLENRNKRISNKYDNFYIIDNAQEIWDQLLSTLSKIVNYDRMMIYKFMTDGSGKVIAEKRNENMESYLGLHYPETDIPKQARELYMKKRKRIFSNVYAETVPLLSRIKEEVDLTFTASRGMSPVHGQYIKNSGASSSFSVSIIIDDRLWGLVTCQNSEPKHIDLEDRVQAGIFTALASNAYSSFKTKKELEYRLDLNERSSRLKTAFLKHNSLLDSLIENKSEIKELPEADGLAVISDEEIITDGVTPARSVIEKIALWAYENTDKSIYINRSFLKEYGEDLGLEENAAGVIIYFIERSKNEMLIWFRKEFDEHISWAGNPEKRIQVFSENGEEIIKVSPRTSFQIFDENIKGNSKRWSSRTISAVQAVRDVILETSHKQYNTIKQLNDQLKKVNEELDSFSYTISHDLGTPLTVMKLNAQMLLANFESSEKNKKKLNSIVEEIDNMAEMMHDVLQLSRAKHSEIQLENLTPGKTIYKISENAKITFDSPDTQIVIKECPDLLGDKTMVHQVFLNIVNNAVKYSSQQEQPKVEIEGTEEGGFVVYRIKDNGIGIPEENKHKMFKIFNRMDNAKKFKGNGIGLSIVHRIMKRIGGNVEYESNKDGTSFILTFKKP, encoded by the coding sequence ATGAATTTTGTAGAATGTCATGAAGAACCCATTCATATTCCTGGGTACATACAAAGTTTTGGATATCTGATTGGCATTGACAAAGAATCTTATACCATTACTTTTTTTAGTGAAAACATTACAGATGTTTTTAAAATTGAAAAGCCTGAACTGATTTTTGACAAAAAAATTACTGACTTTCCTGCCTATTTTAAAGAAATTATAAACTCTGATATTTATACTTCACTGGATAAATTTACCAGACGGGAAAATGAAACTTACTTTGATAAAATTTTTATCGACGGAAAAGAATACCACTTTTCTGTTTTCAGAAATAAAAACCACATTTTTTTAGAATTTGAAGAGGTTTTGGAAAACCGCAACAAACGGATTTCAAATAAATACGATAATTTCTATATCATCGATAATGCACAGGAGATCTGGGATCAGTTATTGAGCACTCTTTCCAAAATAGTGAATTATGACCGGATGATGATTTATAAATTCATGACGGACGGTTCCGGGAAAGTAATTGCTGAAAAAAGAAATGAAAATATGGAGAGCTATCTTGGCCTGCATTATCCGGAAACAGATATTCCCAAGCAGGCAAGGGAACTTTATATGAAAAAGAGAAAAAGGATCTTCAGTAATGTATATGCTGAAACTGTTCCGCTTCTCAGCAGAATAAAGGAGGAAGTAGATCTTACTTTTACGGCTTCAAGAGGGATGTCTCCAGTTCACGGGCAGTATATTAAGAATTCCGGAGCATCTTCCAGCTTCAGTGTTTCCATTATTATTGATGACAGACTTTGGGGGCTGGTTACCTGCCAGAATTCAGAACCTAAACATATCGATCTTGAAGACAGGGTACAGGCCGGAATTTTTACAGCGCTGGCTTCTAATGCCTATTCTTCCTTCAAAACTAAAAAAGAACTGGAATACCGTTTAGATTTAAATGAAAGATCCAGCAGGCTGAAAACTGCATTTTTAAAGCATAATTCTTTATTAGATTCATTAATTGAGAATAAATCTGAAATTAAAGAACTTCCGGAAGCTGACGGTCTTGCCGTTATTTCGGATGAAGAGATTATTACAGACGGTGTCACTCCAGCACGTTCTGTTATTGAAAAAATAGCGCTGTGGGCTTATGAAAATACGGATAAAAGTATCTACATCAACCGCAGTTTTCTTAAAGAGTATGGTGAAGATTTGGGCTTAGAAGAAAATGCGGCCGGAGTTATTATTTACTTTATTGAAAGGAGTAAAAATGAAATGCTGATCTGGTTCCGTAAAGAGTTTGACGAACATATCAGCTGGGCCGGAAATCCCGAGAAAAGAATACAGGTATTTTCGGAGAACGGTGAGGAGATAATAAAAGTTTCTCCAAGAACATCCTTTCAGATATTTGATGAGAATATTAAAGGAAATTCAAAAAGATGGAGTTCAAGAACTATAAGTGCTGTACAGGCAGTCCGTGATGTCATTCTGGAAACATCCCATAAGCAGTACAATACCATTAAACAGCTGAACGACCAGCTGAAAAAAGTAAATGAAGAACTTGACAGTTTTTCTTACACTATTTCTCATGACCTGGGAACTCCTTTAACGGTGATGAAGCTTAATGCACAGATGCTGCTTGCTAATTTTGAAAGCTCTGAGAAGAATAAAAAGAAATTGAATTCCATCGTTGAAGAAATAGATAATATGGCTGAAATGATGCATGACGTACTGCAGCTGAGCCGTGCAAAACACAGTGAAATACAGCTTGAAAATCTAACACCGGGAAAAACCATTTACAAAATCTCTGAAAATGCGAAAATAACATTCGACAGCCCGGACACTCAGATCGTTATTAAAGAATGTCCTGATCTGCTAGGCGATAAAACAATGGTTCATCAAGTGTTTTTGAATATTGTGAATAATGCAGTAAAATATTCCTCCCAACAAGAACAGCCGAAAGTGGAGATTGAAGGAACAGAAGAAGGCGGTTTTGTTGTGTACAGGATCAAAGACAACGGGATCGGTATTCCTGAAGAGAATAAACATAAAATGTTTAAAATTTTCAACAGAATGGATAATGCTAAGAAATTTAAAGGAAACGGGATCGGGCTTTCTATTGTCCATCGCATTATGAAAAGAATTGGCGGAAATGTTGAGTATGAAAGCAATAAAGACGGTACTTCTTTCATTTTAACGTTTAAAAAACCTTAA
- a CDS encoding linear amide C-N hydrolase has product MKKFPLFFFSCILLIGAWSEFKACTRVVYQGPDRTIITARSMDWKDEIPANLWIFPRGMERTGKTGQQSVQWTSKYGSLISTAWDIASADGMNEKGLVANMLWLAESEYPDFTAAGNKKGLAISMWAQYFLDNFATVKEGVEYMKNEPFIIVSANIPNSEKFTTIHLSLSDSSGDNAILEYINGKLVIHHDPCYNVMTNSPIFEQQLALNTYWQGIPGTFMLPGTNRAADRFVRASYYINAIPQTADTRTAVASVFSVIRNCSVPYGITSQTEPNISSTRWRSVSDHKNLVYYFETVFTPNTFWVNLKEFDFSPATGKVMKLSLDNFQTYNGKTNKDFKETKPFDFLGV; this is encoded by the coding sequence ATGAAAAAGTTCCCATTATTCTTTTTTTCATGCATTCTTTTGATCGGAGCGTGGAGTGAATTCAAAGCATGCACAAGAGTTGTCTACCAAGGGCCCGATCGTACTATTATCACAGCCCGTTCCATGGATTGGAAGGATGAGATCCCTGCCAATCTCTGGATTTTCCCAAGGGGAATGGAACGTACAGGCAAAACAGGACAGCAGTCTGTACAATGGACTTCCAAATACGGCAGCCTCATCAGTACAGCCTGGGACATCGCTTCTGCAGACGGAATGAATGAGAAAGGGCTAGTGGCCAACATGCTTTGGCTTGCAGAATCAGAATACCCTGATTTTACTGCAGCAGGAAATAAAAAAGGATTAGCTATTTCTATGTGGGCACAATATTTTTTAGACAACTTTGCAACGGTAAAGGAAGGAGTTGAATATATGAAGAATGAACCGTTCATTATCGTAAGTGCCAATATTCCCAACAGTGAAAAATTTACTACCATTCATCTTTCGCTTTCTGATTCTTCCGGGGATAATGCCATTCTAGAGTATATCAACGGAAAACTGGTAATTCATCATGATCCCTGCTACAACGTAATGACCAATTCTCCTATTTTCGAACAGCAGCTCGCTTTAAACACATACTGGCAGGGAATACCAGGAACTTTTATGCTTCCGGGAACCAACCGTGCGGCAGACCGTTTCGTAAGAGCTTCTTACTACATCAATGCGATTCCGCAGACCGCTGATACCCGTACCGCTGTTGCAAGTGTATTCAGTGTCATCAGAAACTGTTCTGTCCCTTACGGAATTACTTCACAAACCGAACCTAATATCTCTTCTACAAGATGGCGTTCTGTTTCCGACCATAAAAATCTGGTCTATTATTTTGAAACCGTCTTCACTCCTAATACATTCTGGGTAAATCTTAAAGAATTTGATTTCAGCCCCGCTACAGGAAAGGTAATGAAACTGAGTCTTGATAATTTTCAAACTTATAACGGCAAAACCAACAAAGATTTCAAAGAAACAAAACCCTTTGATTTTTTAGGAGTATAG